The Quercus robur chromosome 7, dhQueRobu3.1, whole genome shotgun sequence genome has a segment encoding these proteins:
- the LOC126691880 gene encoding uncharacterized protein LOC126691880 isoform X2: protein MVRFDSTILLREELDQQTRPVSNALFTIKYLYEAGAKVILASDWSVTSNPKLVLAESVADFLSSILQCKVVPVSCISCNIPPKMEGLEKADIFLLENLSEFKEEVANCSKFAKMLSSGVDIFVNDSFSQSHKILASTVGVTRFCHSCVAGFYFEESLCQLKKVAETSRNPYFAVIGGGNFFDKAAALHFLASRCDGLVFVGRMSFQIMHALGVSVPLNFVEHGALREALHIVRFAQNRDIQILYPKDFWCKNDCLPGKLELFPAHSILDGWVPVDLGPMSLGEINSLLTKCKKVIWIGPVKFSNSNQHTNGASKLAQMLDLLSQSNCDLTVVGNMACKVIMQESSSISEFNMLENASVVWEFLKGRKLPGVTALDRAYPFEINWNATYCDPMQPLVVDIGSGNGLFILGMARKRKDLNFLGLEINEKLVRRCLDSVQQSTIKNGYFIATNATSTFRSVVSSYPGKLVLVSIQCPNPDFNKPEYRWRMLQRALVEAVADLLTSDGKVFLQSDIEAVAVRMREQFLKYGKGKLSVVHDQDAEINRGWLEENPFGVRSDWEQHVIDRGAPMYRLMLSKSTGVE, encoded by the exons ATGGTCAGATTTGATTCTACCATATTGCTTCGGGAAGAACTGGACCAGCAGACCCGACCAGTCTCCAATGCGCTTTTCACCATTAAGTATTTATATGAAGCTGGGGCCAAAGTAATTCTAGCGAGTGACTGGAGCGTAACAAGTAACCCAAAACTTGTTCTTGCAGAGTCTGTTGCAG ATTTCTTGTCATCAATCCTTCAATGCAAGGTTGTTCCAGTAAGCTGCATTTCTTGTAACATACCACCAAAGATGGAAGGCCTTGAGAAAGCAGACATCTTTCTTCTTGAGAATCTTTCTGAATTTAAAGAGGAAGTTGCCAATTGTTCAAAGTTTGCTAAGATGTTATCATCAGGAGTTGATATTTTTGTTAATGACTCTTTTTCCCAGTCTCATAAAATCCTTGCATCAACCGTTGGTGTTACTCGTTTTTGTCATTCCTGTGTAGCTGGTTTTTACTTTGAGGAGAGCTTATGTCAACTAAAAAAGGTTGCAGAAACCAGCAGAAATCCTTATTTTGCTGTT ATTGGAGGGGGTAATTTCTTTGACAAAGCAGCTGCCTTGCATTTTTTGGCTTCTAGATGTGATGGATTGGTCTTTGTTGGACGGATGTCATTTCAAATAATGCATGCATTGGGAGTATCCGTTCCTTTAAATTTTGTGGAACATGGGGCACTCAGAGAAGCTTTACATATAGTCCGGTTTGCACAGAATAGAGATATTCAAATCCTCTATCCAAAAGATTTTTGGTGCAAGAATGATTGTCTTCCAGGGAAATTGGAATTGTTTCCTGCTCATAGCATTTTGGATG gTTGGGTACCTGTGGATCTTGGGCCTATGTCACTGGGTGAGATAAACTCCTTGCTTACAAAATGCAAG AAAGTTATATGGATTGGTCCAGTGAAATTCAGCAACTCAAATCAACATACAAATGGAGCATCTAAATTGGCTCAAATGCTTGATCTTCTAAGTCAGAGCAACTGTGATTTAACCGTTGTCGGGAATATGGCATGCAAAGTGATAATGCAGGAATCAAGTTCCATTTCTGAATTTAATATGCTTGAGAATGCTTCAGTTGTATGGGAATTTCTCAAAGGAAGAAAGCTTCCAGGGGTGACGGCCTTAGATAGG GCATACCCATTTGAGATCAATTGGAACGCTACTTATTGTGATCCAATGCAACCTTTGGTAGTTGATATTGGAAGTG GTAATGGACTTTTTATTCTGGGGATGGCTAGAAAGAGgaaggatttgaattttcttggtTTAGAGATTAATGAAaag cTCGTACGGCGTTGTCTAGATTCTGTTCAACAATCTACCATTAAGAATGG GTACTTCATTGCGACAAATGCAACGTCAACATTTCGTTCCGTAGTGTCTAGTTACCCTGGAAAGTTGGTTCTTGTTTCAATACAG TGTCCCAATCCTGATTTTAACAAACCAGAATATAGATGGAGAATGCTTCAAAGGGCATTAGTTGAAGCAGTAGCAGATCTTCTTACATCAGATGGAAAG GTCTTTCTGCAATCTGACATAGAAGCAGTAGCTGTGAGAATGAgagaacaatttttaaaatatggcAAGGGTAAACTTTCTGTTGTACATGATCAAGATGCTGAAATTAATAGAGGGTGGCTTGAGGAGAACCCATTTGGAGTTAGGTCAGATTGGGAACAACATGTTATAGATCGTGGGGCCCCTATGTACAGATTAATGCTTTCAAAATCAACCGGTGTTGAATGA
- the LOC126691880 gene encoding uncharacterized protein LOC126691880 isoform X1, which produces MGQLLNLVQPTFFLNKFSFYKDRPTTLFQQKPCSYGGNCALQKHHYHGLQLSFPGEVVGRVESFFKCKVSCGITVKTGFFPSAYLCNGGELDAIPHVQTLRKLPKERLASKVVMVRFDSTILLREELDQQTRPVSNALFTIKYLYEAGAKVILASDWSVTSNPKLVLAESVADFLSSILQCKVVPVSCISCNIPPKMEGLEKADIFLLENLSEFKEEVANCSKFAKMLSSGVDIFVNDSFSQSHKILASTVGVTRFCHSCVAGFYFEESLCQLKKVAETSRNPYFAVIGGGNFFDKAAALHFLASRCDGLVFVGRMSFQIMHALGVSVPLNFVEHGALREALHIVRFAQNRDIQILYPKDFWCKNDCLPGKLELFPAHSILDGWVPVDLGPMSLGEINSLLTKCKKVIWIGPVKFSNSNQHTNGASKLAQMLDLLSQSNCDLTVVGNMACKVIMQESSSISEFNMLENASVVWEFLKGRKLPGVTALDRAYPFEINWNATYCDPMQPLVVDIGSGNGLFILGMARKRKDLNFLGLEINEKLVRRCLDSVQQSTIKNGYFIATNATSTFRSVVSSYPGKLVLVSIQCPNPDFNKPEYRWRMLQRALVEAVADLLTSDGKVFLQSDIEAVAVRMREQFLKYGKGKLSVVHDQDAEINRGWLEENPFGVRSDWEQHVIDRGAPMYRLMLSKSTGVE; this is translated from the exons ATGGGTCAGCTTCTTAATCTAGTACAACCCACTTTCTTCTTAAACAAATTCAGTTTCTACAAAGATAGACCCACAACGTTGTTTCAGCAAAAACCGTGTTCATATGGAGGAAACTGTGCTCTTCAGAAACACCATTACCATGGTCTTCAATTGTCTTTCCCAG GTGAGGTAGTTGGTCGTGTTGAAAGCTTTTTCAAATGTAAG GTCAGCTGTGGCATTACTGTTAAAACCGGGTTTTTCCCTTCGGCTTATCTTTGTAATGGAGGAGAATTGGATGCTATCCCGCACGTACAAACTCTTAGAAAGTTGCCCAAGGAGAGGCTTGCTTCAAAAGTCGTCATGGTCAGATTTGATTCTACCATATTGCTTCGGGAAGAACTGGACCAGCAGACCCGACCAGTCTCCAATGCGCTTTTCACCATTAAGTATTTATATGAAGCTGGGGCCAAAGTAATTCTAGCGAGTGACTGGAGCGTAACAAGTAACCCAAAACTTGTTCTTGCAGAGTCTGTTGCAG ATTTCTTGTCATCAATCCTTCAATGCAAGGTTGTTCCAGTAAGCTGCATTTCTTGTAACATACCACCAAAGATGGAAGGCCTTGAGAAAGCAGACATCTTTCTTCTTGAGAATCTTTCTGAATTTAAAGAGGAAGTTGCCAATTGTTCAAAGTTTGCTAAGATGTTATCATCAGGAGTTGATATTTTTGTTAATGACTCTTTTTCCCAGTCTCATAAAATCCTTGCATCAACCGTTGGTGTTACTCGTTTTTGTCATTCCTGTGTAGCTGGTTTTTACTTTGAGGAGAGCTTATGTCAACTAAAAAAGGTTGCAGAAACCAGCAGAAATCCTTATTTTGCTGTT ATTGGAGGGGGTAATTTCTTTGACAAAGCAGCTGCCTTGCATTTTTTGGCTTCTAGATGTGATGGATTGGTCTTTGTTGGACGGATGTCATTTCAAATAATGCATGCATTGGGAGTATCCGTTCCTTTAAATTTTGTGGAACATGGGGCACTCAGAGAAGCTTTACATATAGTCCGGTTTGCACAGAATAGAGATATTCAAATCCTCTATCCAAAAGATTTTTGGTGCAAGAATGATTGTCTTCCAGGGAAATTGGAATTGTTTCCTGCTCATAGCATTTTGGATG gTTGGGTACCTGTGGATCTTGGGCCTATGTCACTGGGTGAGATAAACTCCTTGCTTACAAAATGCAAG AAAGTTATATGGATTGGTCCAGTGAAATTCAGCAACTCAAATCAACATACAAATGGAGCATCTAAATTGGCTCAAATGCTTGATCTTCTAAGTCAGAGCAACTGTGATTTAACCGTTGTCGGGAATATGGCATGCAAAGTGATAATGCAGGAATCAAGTTCCATTTCTGAATTTAATATGCTTGAGAATGCTTCAGTTGTATGGGAATTTCTCAAAGGAAGAAAGCTTCCAGGGGTGACGGCCTTAGATAGG GCATACCCATTTGAGATCAATTGGAACGCTACTTATTGTGATCCAATGCAACCTTTGGTAGTTGATATTGGAAGTG GTAATGGACTTTTTATTCTGGGGATGGCTAGAAAGAGgaaggatttgaattttcttggtTTAGAGATTAATGAAaag cTCGTACGGCGTTGTCTAGATTCTGTTCAACAATCTACCATTAAGAATGG GTACTTCATTGCGACAAATGCAACGTCAACATTTCGTTCCGTAGTGTCTAGTTACCCTGGAAAGTTGGTTCTTGTTTCAATACAG TGTCCCAATCCTGATTTTAACAAACCAGAATATAGATGGAGAATGCTTCAAAGGGCATTAGTTGAAGCAGTAGCAGATCTTCTTACATCAGATGGAAAG GTCTTTCTGCAATCTGACATAGAAGCAGTAGCTGTGAGAATGAgagaacaatttttaaaatatggcAAGGGTAAACTTTCTGTTGTACATGATCAAGATGCTGAAATTAATAGAGGGTGGCTTGAGGAGAACCCATTTGGAGTTAGGTCAGATTGGGAACAACATGTTATAGATCGTGGGGCCCCTATGTACAGATTAATGCTTTCAAAATCAACCGGTGTTGAATGA